A segment of the Echinicola strongylocentroti genome:
ATGCGCTATCGTAGCAGTACGTAGCCCTCCTTCATAAACATCCCGCTTGATGCCATCAAAATCGCCGAAGTTATTAAAAAACTCTGGCGTATAATCGGCATACTCCTTTGGAAGATAGGATTCCCTGGAAGGGCCATTGTCAGATGTAAATACCACTAAGGTATTATCCCCTATTTCCAGATCCTTGAGCAACTGCATCAGGTCTCCCACCTGGTCATCAATCCGTCTATTGACAGTGGCATAGCGCTTGTAAGTATCCGGCCAAGGGACCTCTGGAGTATTTATATCCTTATCATGGTCATAAGTAGCCTTGTCAAATTCTGGATAAATAAAAGAATCGACTTCTCCTGAAGCTGTATTGATCATCTTACCTTGGGTTCCCAGCCATTGCAATCCTCCATTAAGACCACCGCCAGATGGATAATCTTGCGTAGGCAGTTCGATTACCGCATGTGGGGTGTCAAAAGCCAAATACATAAAGAACGGCTGATGTGGTTTTTCTTCTTGGTGATGCAGGATATAGTCCTTTGCTTTTGCAGTAAACAGGTCTCCTGTATAACATTTATCCAGTCCTTTAACTACTTCATACCCCTCGTACACTTCCTTGCTTCCTCTATATATGCCTTCCACGGGATAGTGCTCATGGCCGTCTCCGTGACGGATATATCCGAAATAGTGATCAAAACCTACTTTCATTGGATGGGTTGGCCAATTGGGCCCTTTACCATCTCCCTGCAAACCCCATTTCCCTATCGCAACAGTTTCGTACCCTGCGTTTTTGAGTACTTGGGCCATGGTATGGTTATCCCCTATTTCTTTATCGAACTGATTATCTCGTACGTGAGCATGGCCTTGGTTTACCCCCATGAGAATGGAAGCCCTAGAGGGAGCGCAGACAGGTGCTGCTGTATAATGGTTGGTTAGCATTGCTCCTTCTTTGGCCATTTTGTCAAGGCTTGGCGTCATGATCCATGGTTCGCTTCTATCATTCTTAGACTTACGCTCATTCTGAAAGAACACGCCTATATCTCCATAGCCCAAATCGTCTACCAATACAAAAATAATATTGGGTTGCTGAGGTGATTGTCCCATAGAAGGAAGGCTCAAGCAGGTCAATGCAGTAAATAACAAAAATAGGTCTCTCATATTAATTTTTGGTTCATTTAATTTTCTACAAATAAACGTAGGCGGTATTCACCTTGGATACAAACAAGCGTTTCGTCAAATAACGAAGGTACATAATTTTCAAATACTAACCATTTTTTATAACTAGTTACAATTGCCCTTTCATTAAAAAACCTTCCTATTTTACTGGTTTACAGCATTTGTCAATTATTAATGGTGATTTTTACTGATGAAGAAAAAACCTGAACTGACCCAATTTAAGTTTCTATTGTCATTTTAAATTAACTTCTAAAAAAAAGCATGAATGATATGGCAAAACGAATATTTTATAACATATTAGGTAGAGGTAATAGTTTAGTGTGTACAATAGGGATATAAAAACCTTCTTTTCACCATGTAGCTTTAATTCCTCAGATCACTTAAAACCATTCAAAAGATTCTTCCAAGGGATTGTTTGTATAACGTAAGATTTGAATGCAGGAAAACAACTTTAATAACTATTCCAATTCGGATAAATTGAAACTCTTATCGCTAGTTAGTCATGAGATACGAACGCCTCTACATGGTATCATCGGACTAACTGAGCAACTTCAGGATACCACACTTAATGAAGAACAGACAGGTCTGGTCGAGCACCTCATTCATACTGAAAGAATCCTTATGAACCTGATCAATGATGTACTCGATTATTCCAAACTCAAAAATTCAGCATTTGACATCAGACTTAAGCCTGCTAGTCTTGTGGGGATCTTAGAAGAGATAAGAACATTATTTGCTCCCTTGGCTGCACAAAAAGGATTAGCCCTGAATACAAAAATAAATATCATTTCAGAATACGTTTTGGTGGATATCCTACGGGTAAAACAAGTCCTTTCCAACCTGATCAATAATGCCCTGAAATTCACCGACAAAGGATCCATTACCCTACTCTGTAACCAACTCACCCCTATCGATGATAGCTCCGCACATTCTTACCGGTTTGCTGTCGAAGACACTGGGACGGGGATACCAAAAGGCAAAGAGAACAGTATCTTCGAAGCTTACGGACAGGCCACCGCAGCCAATGACCGAAATGGAACAGGCTTAGGATTGACAATTTCCAATATGATCCTAAACAATATGAACAGTCATTTGCAACTGGCGAATCCTTCTGATGGAACCAAAGGTGCCATTTTTTATTTTGAGCTGACATTGGATCAGACCTCAGCCCCACCAAAAACAAAGAAGAAACAGTTAACTCATGAGTTTGCGGGAAAACATGCGCTATTGGTAGACGATGACCCACTGGTCCAACAGATTACTGCCTCGATGCTATGTAAAGAGGAAATTGATGTAGCCACGGTATCGTCCATCGACGAAGCATTGATAAGAGTGAAACAGACCAACCCCGAACTCATCTTTATTGACTTGGAATTGGGAGATCAAAATGGGGCAGATTTACTGTCGGATATAAAAAACAACATTGCTGATCCCGGACATCTCATTTGTATGACGGCTTCAGAAAACAGCAAATCTGAAATCCTACACCTGGGTTTTGAGGCTGTTTTGCGGAAGCCATTTAACCGAAGGGCCTTGGCCAGAGTGCTCTCAAACTTGTCACAACCCCCCCAGTAAATAACGAATCCTAATTAATGAATTGGCAAAGGCCTCATTTGCTTGTACTTTTGTGGCATTGACAAAAAAATCCCCGCCAGATTACTCTTTTAGTAAGCTAGCGGGGTTGCTATTAGTCAGTCAGATAAAAAAATTACAAACCTATTTTTGAATACTTTGTGTGGCACAGCGCCAGATAAATTTATAGGGAGCCCCAAAATGCTCACCGGAAGTTTCTTCCGTATCCACAGCCTCTACAATGTATTGGCCTTCCCAAGGTGTTTCCACAGTGATTTCTCCATTGACATCTGTGGTGTATTCCTTTGACCAGCCCGTAGGGCCATCCACTGCCACGGTTACGCCTTCTTTTGCTTCTCCCTTGAACAAGACTTTGTAATGAAGAGGTTTTTTGAGTCCTCCTTTATCAGGAGAAGTCATCACCAATGCCAGATCGGTTTTGGGACCTTCTACTGAAGTTTCTTTCACTTTCCCCACCCATACTTGAGATGCGGTATTGAACTGGTAAACATATTCTCCACCAAGGTCTTTGGCAGAATGGCCAATTTGAAGACGATAAACACCGTCCATGCTTGGTGTAAAGCTAGCGGTAAAATGATCTGAAGAAGGTGACGTCTCCAAAAGCGTCTTCTCTCCTTGTGGGTCGATCAGCCATAGCTCAAATTCTTTTACGTCAGAGTACCAATCATCCACTTCTTCGATGACTCCTTCGCCATATTCACCATAATAGATTTTCACTTGTTGTTCCTTGCCTTTTTTACCGGCCACTGCTGTTTCGATCC
Coding sequences within it:
- a CDS encoding sulfatase-like hydrolase/transferase, which gives rise to MRDLFLLFTALTCLSLPSMGQSPQQPNIIFVLVDDLGYGDIGVFFQNERKSKNDRSEPWIMTPSLDKMAKEGAMLTNHYTAAPVCAPSRASILMGVNQGHAHVRDNQFDKEIGDNHTMAQVLKNAGYETVAIGKWGLQGDGKGPNWPTHPMKVGFDHYFGYIRHGDGHEHYPVEGIYRGSKEVYEGYEVVKGLDKCYTGDLFTAKAKDYILHHQEEKPHQPFFMYLAFDTPHAVIELPTQDYPSGGGLNGGLQWLGTQGKMINTASGEVDSFIYPEFDKATYDHDKDINTPEVPWPDTYKRYATVNRRIDDQVGDLMQLLKDLEIGDNTLVVFTSDNGPSRESYLPKEYADYTPEFFNNFGDFDGIKRDVYEGGLRTATIAHWPATIDGGTVVSQPSISYDWMATFADAAGAPVPVRTDGVSLLPSLSGKGKQAPSQIYVEYAQGGKVPNYAEFLESHQGKKRGQMQMIRKGDMVGVRYNVQDQEDDFEIYDVTKDPQQGNDVSASNEELQGIFKTSVLRKRIADEEAPRPYDEALVPAISLKKPKAGLIAETYLTNSPWIPQPTTKAQSKTKVDGVTFDDITDKGNLVLWKGYIKVPKSGKFTFSAERGSHHFFMRIHDIAVMDGNYSLENTPEGALYLEEGFHPVRIYYLRDTNHPTLSLFWNDPEGNYQEIPTKVWYR
- a CDS encoding ATP-binding protein, translated to MQENNFNNYSNSDKLKLLSLVSHEIRTPLHGIIGLTEQLQDTTLNEEQTGLVEHLIHTERILMNLINDVLDYSKLKNSAFDIRLKPASLVGILEEIRTLFAPLAAQKGLALNTKINIISEYVLVDILRVKQVLSNLINNALKFTDKGSITLLCNQLTPIDDSSAHSYRFAVEDTGTGIPKGKENSIFEAYGQATAANDRNGTGLGLTISNMILNNMNSHLQLANPSDGTKGAIFYFELTLDQTSAPPKTKKKQLTHEFAGKHALLVDDDPLVQQITASMLCKEEIDVATVSSIDEALIRVKQTNPELIFIDLELGDQNGADLLSDIKNNIADPGHLICMTASENSKSEILHLGFEAVLRKPFNRRALARVLSNLSQPPQ
- a CDS encoding nickel uptake transporter family protein; amino-acid sequence: MKTKFSVLVALALFANLGMAMAHALWIETAVAGKKGKEQQVKIYYGEYGEGVIEEVDDWYSDVKEFELWLIDPQGEKTLLETSPSSDHFTASFTPSMDGVYRLQIGHSAKDLGGEYVYQFNTASQVWVGKVKETSVEGPKTDLALVMTSPDKGGLKKPLHYKVLFKGEAKEGVTVAVDGPTGWSKEYTTDVNGEITVETPWEGQYIVEAVDTEETSGEHFGAPYKFIWRCATQSIQK